One genomic segment of Pseudomonas fortuita includes these proteins:
- a CDS encoding efflux RND transporter permease subunit, whose amino-acid sequence MHPHHQDKATLLERLIFNNRPVVIALCVLVSIFLFWQATQIRPSTSFEKMIPLQHPFIEQMMEHRNDLANLGNTVRISVEAVNGDIFDKDYMETLRQVHDEVFYIPGVDRAGLKSLWSPSVRWSEVTEEGFSGGEVIPNTYNGSQDSLDTLRDNVLKSGQVGRLVGNNFKSSIVDVPLLESYPDPQDPGKQVKLDYQQFSHLLEEKIRDKFQAQNPNVKIHIVGFAKKVGDLIDGLVMVAMFFGVALAITWVLLYWFTWCIRSTIAVLITTLVAVVWQLGLMHAVGFGLDPYSMLVPFLIFAIGISHGVQKINGIALQSSDADNALTAARRTFRQLFLPGMIAILADAVGFITLLIIDIGVIRELAIGASIGVAVIVFTNLILLPVAISYVGISKKAIERSKKDATREHPFWRLLSNFASAKVAPVSVTLALVAFAGGLWYSQNLKIGDLDQGAPELRPDSRYNQDNSFIISNYSTSSDVLVIMVKTPPEQCSVHATMAPIDELMWTMQNTPGVQSAISLVTVSKQVIKGMNEGSLKWETLSRNPDILNNSIARADGLYNGDCSLAPVLVFLNDHKAETLERVTAVAKAFADSHNKEGLQFLLAAGNAGIEAATNEVIKSAELTILILVYICVAVMCLITFRSFAATLCIVLPLVLTSVLGNALMAYMGIGVKVATLPVVALGVGIGVDYGIYIYSRLESFLRAGLPLQEAYYQTLRSTGKAVLFTGLCLAIGVCTWIFSAIKFQADMGLMLTFMLLWNMFGALWLLPALARFLIKPEKMVGKEGGSIFAH is encoded by the coding sequence ATGCACCCGCACCACCAGGACAAGGCCACGCTGCTTGAGCGCCTGATCTTCAACAACCGCCCCGTGGTCATCGCCCTGTGTGTGCTGGTGAGCATTTTCCTGTTCTGGCAGGCGACGCAGATTCGCCCGTCCACCAGTTTCGAGAAGATGATCCCGCTGCAGCACCCGTTCATCGAGCAGATGATGGAGCACCGCAACGACCTTGCCAACCTGGGTAACACCGTGCGCATTTCGGTGGAGGCGGTGAATGGCGACATCTTCGACAAGGACTACATGGAGACCCTGCGCCAGGTCCATGACGAGGTGTTCTACATCCCCGGCGTCGACCGTGCCGGGCTGAAGTCACTGTGGAGCCCCAGCGTGCGCTGGAGCGAGGTAACCGAGGAGGGCTTTTCCGGTGGCGAGGTGATCCCCAACACCTACAACGGTTCGCAGGACAGCCTCGACACCCTGCGCGACAACGTGCTCAAGTCCGGCCAGGTGGGGCGCCTGGTGGGTAACAACTTCAAGTCGAGCATCGTCGACGTGCCGCTGCTGGAGAGCTACCCCGACCCGCAGGACCCAGGCAAGCAGGTGAAGCTGGACTACCAGCAGTTCTCGCACCTGCTGGAAGAGAAGATCCGCGACAAGTTCCAGGCGCAGAACCCCAATGTGAAAATCCACATTGTCGGCTTCGCCAAGAAGGTCGGTGACCTGATCGATGGCCTGGTGATGGTGGCGATGTTCTTCGGCGTCGCCCTGGCCATTACCTGGGTGCTGTTGTACTGGTTCACCTGGTGCATACGCAGCACCATCGCCGTGCTCATCACTACCCTGGTGGCGGTGGTCTGGCAGCTGGGGCTGATGCATGCGGTGGGCTTTGGGCTGGACCCATACTCGATGCTGGTGCCGTTCCTGATCTTCGCCATCGGCATTTCCCACGGGGTGCAGAAGATCAACGGCATCGCCTTGCAGTCGAGTGACGCCGACAACGCCCTCACGGCGGCCCGGCGCACCTTCCGCCAGCTGTTCCTGCCGGGGATGATCGCCATCCTTGCCGACGCGGTGGGCTTCATCACTCTGTTGATCATCGATATCGGGGTGATTCGCGAATTGGCCATCGGCGCCTCCATCGGTGTGGCGGTGATCGTGTTCACCAACCTGATCCTGCTGCCAGTGGCCATTTCCTATGTCGGCATCAGCAAGAAGGCCATCGAGCGCAGCAAGAAGGACGCGACCCGCGAGCACCCCTTCTGGCGCCTGCTATCGAATTTTGCCAGTGCCAAGGTGGCGCCGGTGTCTGTCACCCTGGCGCTGGTCGCCTTCGCCGGTGGGCTGTGGTACAGCCAGAACCTGAAGATCGGCGACCTCGACCAGGGCGCGCCGGAGCTGCGCCCTGACTCGCGCTACAACCAGGACAACAGCTTCATCATCAGCAACTACTCGACCAGCTCCGACGTGCTGGTGATCATGGTCAAAACCCCGCCCGAGCAGTGCTCGGTCCACGCGACCATGGCGCCTATCGACGAGCTGATGTGGACCATGCAGAACACCCCGGGTGTGCAGTCGGCGATTTCCCTGGTGACCGTGTCCAAGCAGGTGATCAAGGGCATGAACGAGGGCAGCCTGAAATGGGAAACCCTGTCGCGTAACCCGGACATCCTCAACAACTCCATCGCCCGTGCCGACGGCCTGTACAACGGTGACTGCTCGCTGGCGCCGGTGCTGGTGTTTCTCAACGACCACAAGGCCGAGACCCTGGAGCGGGTGACCGCCGTGGCCAAGGCGTTTGCCGACAGCCACAACAAGGAAGGCCTGCAGTTCCTGCTGGCGGCGGGCAACGCCGGGATCGAGGCGGCGACCAACGAAGTGATCAAGTCGGCCGAGCTGACCATCCTGATCCTGGTGTACATCTGTGTGGCGGTGATGTGCCTGATCACCTTCCGCTCGTTCGCCGCCACCCTGTGCATCGTCCTGCCGCTGGTACTGACCTCGGTGCTGGGCAATGCACTGATGGCCTACATGGGCATCGGGGTGAAGGTAGCGACCTTGCCGGTGGTGGCGCTGGGTGTGGGGATTGGCGTGGATTACGGCATCTACATCTACAGCCGGCTGGAAAGCTTCCTGCGTGCCGGGTTGCCGTTGCAGGAAGCCTATTACCAGACCCTGCGTTCGACGGGTAAAGCCGTGTTGTTCACTGGTTTGTGCCTGGCCATCGGCGTGTGCACCTGGATCTTCTCGGCAATCAAGTTCCAGGCCGACATGGGGTTGATGCTGACCTTCATGCTGCTGTGGAACATGTTTGGCGCGCTGTGGCTGCTGCCGGCGCTGGCACGGTTCCTGATCAAGCCGGAGAAGATGGTGGGCAAGGAAGGTGGGTCCATTTTCGCCCATTGA
- a CDS encoding DUF5629 family protein, translating to MSPLATALQSCDMLLIDGLHAFDFTADASGLTVECMDGRQLRRWSFTPDQVAAAIATGDEWQLNDANGEHRLVCMSAFRAPDEDQDEPDLDEPADR from the coding sequence ATGTCCCCCCTCGCCACCGCCCTGCAGTCCTGCGACATGCTCCTGATCGACGGCCTGCACGCCTTCGATTTCACCGCCGACGCATCCGGCCTCACCGTCGAATGCATGGACGGCCGCCAGCTGCGCCGCTGGTCCTTCACCCCTGATCAGGTCGCCGCCGCTATCGCCACCGGTGATGAATGGCAACTCAACGATGCCAACGGCGAGCATCGGCTAGTCTGTATGAGTGCCTTTCGCGCCCCGGATGAAGACCAAGATGAACCGGATCTGGACGAACCTGCTGACCGCTAG
- a CDS encoding lactonase family protein produces the protein MNRIWTNLLTASLMSLTIHAHAATLLVGSYTDGASQGIYRYQFDDKVGHIDPTPLQVVKSVSPSWLVLSADQRQLFAVNETPQGHASSFSISSKGEIKPLNQVATEGDEPTHASISRDQRYLFVANYAVKPDPGGSLVVIPVARDGKLKPVVQQARHQASGVNPERQAGAHVHSLVLSPDGQHLYASDLGADKVFIYRYDGASADHPLTAAIPASVALPPGSGPRHLLFDAKGRHAYLTLEMNAEVVMFDVQDGNLVERQRLPLTEHQEAAAKAAGGLHLSADGRFLYVSNRGTANEIVVFGVSKDDGQLTFLQRRSVEGDHPREFALDPSDNFLLVANQKSNQIVVMRRDPRSGKLLETVQTLQQDAPSDLKFIE, from the coding sequence ATGAACCGGATCTGGACGAACCTGCTGACCGCTAGCCTGATGAGCCTGACAATCCACGCCCACGCCGCTACCTTGCTGGTGGGCAGTTACACCGATGGTGCCAGCCAAGGCATCTACCGCTATCAATTCGACGACAAGGTCGGCCATATTGACCCCACGCCCTTGCAGGTGGTGAAGAGCGTCAGCCCTTCGTGGCTGGTGTTGTCCGCCGACCAGCGTCAGCTGTTCGCGGTGAATGAAACCCCGCAGGGCCATGCCAGCAGTTTCAGCATCAGCAGCAAAGGCGAAATCAAGCCGCTCAACCAGGTGGCCACCGAGGGCGACGAGCCAACCCACGCCAGCATCAGCCGTGACCAGCGCTACCTGTTCGTGGCCAACTATGCGGTCAAGCCCGACCCCGGTGGCAGCCTGGTGGTGATTCCGGTGGCCAGGGACGGCAAGCTCAAGCCCGTGGTGCAGCAGGCCCGACACCAGGCCAGCGGGGTAAACCCTGAGCGCCAGGCCGGTGCCCATGTGCATTCGCTGGTGCTGTCGCCTGATGGCCAGCACCTGTATGCCAGCGACCTGGGTGCCGACAAGGTGTTCATCTACCGGTACGACGGCGCCAGTGCGGACCACCCGCTGACAGCGGCGATACCGGCGTCCGTGGCTTTGCCGCCGGGCAGCGGGCCGCGTCACCTGCTGTTCGATGCCAAAGGCCGCCATGCCTACCTCACCCTGGAAATGAACGCCGAGGTGGTGATGTTCGATGTGCAGGACGGCAACCTGGTCGAACGCCAGCGCTTGCCCCTGACCGAGCACCAGGAGGCAGCAGCCAAGGCTGCGGGTGGCTTGCACCTGTCGGCGGACGGGCGTTTCCTGTACGTGAGCAACCGCGGCACGGCTAACGAGATTGTGGTGTTTGGCGTGAGCAAGGACGATGGCCAGTTGACCTTCCTGCAGCGTCGTTCGGTGGAAGGCGATCACCCCAGGGAATTTGCCCTGGACCCGAGTGACAACTTCCTGCTGGTGGCCAACCAGAAGAGCAACCAGATCGTGGTGATGCGTCGCGATCCGCGCAGCGGCAAGCTGCTGGAGACGGTGCAGACGCTGCAGCAGGATGCACCCTCGGACCTCAAGTTCATCGAGTGA
- a CDS encoding glutathione S-transferase: MILYSFRRCPWAMRARLALRYAGCAVEICEVAMKNKLAALLALSPKGTVPVLDTGAGVLEESLDIMRWALTQNDPQDWQLQADPAAAQQAEALIARNDSTFKAQVNLYKYAERYPQHSREHYRQQAEAWLAELEGLLAGRPYLLADHPSIADAALLPLMRQFAGVEPQWFAEAAYPRVRSWLEGWLASELFRSVMAK, encoded by the coding sequence GTGATCCTCTACTCGTTCCGCCGCTGCCCCTGGGCCATGCGCGCGCGCCTGGCCTTGCGCTATGCCGGGTGCGCGGTGGAAATCTGTGAGGTGGCGATGAAGAACAAGCTGGCAGCACTGCTGGCCTTGTCGCCCAAGGGCACGGTACCGGTGCTGGATACCGGTGCCGGGGTACTGGAAGAAAGCCTGGACATCATGCGCTGGGCGCTGACGCAAAACGACCCGCAGGACTGGCAGCTACAGGCTGACCCTGCGGCGGCGCAGCAGGCTGAAGCGCTGATTGCGCGCAACGACAGCACGTTCAAGGCCCAGGTGAACCTGTACAAGTATGCCGAGCGTTACCCGCAGCATTCCCGCGAGCATTACCGCCAGCAGGCCGAGGCCTGGCTGGCGGAGCTCGAAGGCCTGCTGGCCGGCCGGCCCTACCTGCTGGCCGACCACCCGAGCATTGCCGATGCCGCGTTGCTACCCCTGATGCGCCAGTTTGCCGGGGTCGAACCGCAGTGGTTCGCCGAGGCGGCTTATCCGCGGGTGCGGAGCTGGCTGGAGGGGTGGCTGGCTTCGGAGCTGTTCAGGTCAGTCATGGCCAAATGA
- a CDS encoding AAA family ATPase, producing the protein MKILAIRLKNLASLAGPVEIDFTAEPLASAGLFAITGPTGAGKSTLLDALCLALFGTVPRLNDIGREAKVPDADGEIPTYDPRNLLRRGTGSGFAEVDFIGIDGRRYRARWEANRARDKANGKLQHSRQSFYDLDSEQVLGSGKNEYKQLVEARLGLNFEQFTRAVMLAQSEFGAFLKADDKERSELLEKLTNTAIYTRLGQRAFSKAREAAEAHNALKDRASHLLPMAPEARTELDQRLEQAQQQFKADQAGERQLEQQRNWLNEQRQLQAQHAEAGTALQAAEHSWQQLAEPRLDLVRLERLAPQRHQFHRQQALAAQLAPMAAKIAEQQQQQTELQLRTLELEQALSAARQALADRQARHSENAPRLRQAFAAQDNVARLGQELAAQRSTGQQAEQQVAEGQQQVQQLEANQQRSLQQLANIDTALADSQHLAGLADAWHAYLPQLKQVMLIGGRLAKGRDELPGLQAQASQANAHLQAERDAYDLLFREAKAEPQALAEQIDLLGGMLQDNRKQQRAVEELSRLHGREQDLRQQLDAMRERQQQAMQQRQQLITEGTAAKAELEAAEQALTLTRQLLERQRLARNTSVEELRGQLRDGEPCPVCGSAEHPFHQPEALLQSLGRHDQAEEEAAQKQVETLNGKLVELRTQLGVVNAQLKDYQQQLQQLGEQLQPLVAQVQAHSLWPALAPQDDKARSTWLDSQLRRLDEEIGQDEKRQSALLALQKDAARLNQQLQAAHDAQQQAQRHLEQQHQALANDEQQLQQGLSDLAGVLPEQALKALNEDPANAFLALDQQIAQRLQQLEQRKDELEEQQARQAQLDKLHDQQQARVQGLQQLQQKLAVLEEQRQQAQASLGELLGEHSSAEAWQQHMNSTLEQARALDADTAQRLQDLRTQGVQLASELKANVQQQQALDAECQQLQGQIAQWRSEHPELDDAGLDRLLAMDDAHVNELRQRLQNAEKAIEQGRVLLQEREQRLQQHATQMTVDTSAEALEHALTGLRARLASHEQQCAELRAQQADDQRRQQAHQALAAEIEQAHQQWQRWGRLNALIGSASGDVFRKIAQGYNLDLLLHHANTQLRQLARRYRLKRGGSALGLLVLDTEMGDELRSVHSLSGGETFLVSLALALGLASMASSTLRIESLFIDEGFGSLDPESLQLAMDALDGLQAQGRKVAVISHVQEMHERIPVQIQVRRQGNGLSDVEVCG; encoded by the coding sequence ATGAAGATTCTCGCCATTCGCTTGAAGAACCTGGCATCGCTGGCCGGCCCGGTCGAAATCGACTTTACCGCCGAGCCGCTGGCCAGCGCTGGCCTGTTTGCCATCACCGGGCCCACCGGGGCGGGCAAGAGCACGCTGCTCGACGCCCTGTGCCTGGCGTTGTTTGGCACGGTGCCACGCCTGAACGACATTGGCCGCGAGGCCAAGGTGCCCGACGCCGATGGCGAAATCCCCACCTACGACCCGCGCAACCTGCTGCGCCGGGGCACCGGCAGTGGCTTCGCCGAGGTCGATTTCATCGGTATCGACGGCCGCCGCTACCGCGCCCGCTGGGAAGCCAACCGCGCCCGCGACAAGGCCAATGGCAAGCTGCAACACAGCCGCCAGAGCTTCTACGACCTGGACAGCGAACAGGTGCTGGGCAGCGGCAAGAACGAATACAAGCAACTGGTCGAAGCCCGCCTGGGCCTGAACTTCGAGCAGTTCACCCGTGCGGTGATGCTGGCTCAAAGCGAGTTCGGGGCCTTCCTCAAGGCTGACGACAAAGAGCGCAGCGAGCTGCTGGAAAAGCTCACCAACACCGCCATCTACACCCGCCTGGGCCAGCGTGCCTTCAGCAAGGCCCGTGAAGCCGCCGAGGCCCACAACGCCCTCAAGGACCGCGCCAGCCACCTGTTACCAATGGCCCCCGAAGCCCGCACCGAACTGGACCAGCGCCTGGAGCAGGCGCAGCAGCAGTTCAAGGCCGACCAGGCCGGCGAGCGCCAACTGGAACAGCAACGCAACTGGCTGAATGAGCAACGCCAGTTGCAGGCCCAGCATGCCGAAGCCGGCACCGCGCTGCAGGCCGCCGAACACAGCTGGCAGCAACTGGCCGAACCCCGCCTGGACCTCGTACGCCTGGAACGCCTTGCCCCGCAGCGCCACCAGTTCCACCGCCAGCAGGCGCTGGCTGCGCAACTGGCACCCATGGCCGCGAAGATCGCTGAGCAACAGCAACAGCAAACCGAGCTGCAACTGCGCACCCTCGAGCTCGAACAGGCGCTGAGCGCCGCACGCCAAGCGCTTGCCGACCGCCAGGCCCGGCACAGCGAGAACGCACCACGCCTGCGTCAGGCCTTTGCCGCCCAGGACAACGTGGCCCGCCTGGGCCAGGAGCTGGCCGCGCAGCGCAGCACCGGCCAACAGGCTGAACAACAGGTCGCCGAGGGCCAGCAGCAGGTGCAGCAGCTGGAAGCCAACCAGCAGCGCAGCCTGCAGCAACTGGCCAACATCGACACCGCACTGGCCGACAGCCAGCACCTGGCGGGCCTGGCCGATGCCTGGCACGCCTATCTGCCGCAGCTCAAGCAGGTGATGCTGATTGGTGGCCGCCTGGCCAAAGGCCGTGATGAACTGCCCGGCCTGCAGGCCCAGGCCAGCCAGGCCAATGCTCACCTGCAGGCCGAGCGCGACGCCTATGACCTGCTATTCCGTGAAGCCAAGGCCGAACCGCAGGCCCTTGCCGAACAAATCGACCTGCTCGGTGGCATGCTGCAGGATAACCGCAAGCAACAGCGCGCCGTCGAGGAGCTGTCGCGCCTGCATGGCCGTGAACAAGACCTGCGCCAGCAGCTGGATGCCATGCGCGAACGGCAGCAGCAGGCCATGCAGCAACGCCAGCAACTGATTACCGAAGGCACCGCCGCCAAGGCCGAGCTGGAAGCGGCCGAGCAAGCGCTGACCCTCACCCGCCAGTTGCTGGAACGCCAGCGCCTGGCGCGCAACACCAGCGTCGAAGAACTGCGTGGCCAGCTGCGCGACGGCGAACCCTGCCCCGTGTGTGGCAGCGCCGAGCACCCGTTTCATCAGCCCGAAGCGCTGCTGCAGAGCCTGGGTCGCCATGACCAGGCCGAAGAAGAGGCCGCGCAGAAGCAGGTCGAAACCCTCAACGGCAAGCTGGTGGAACTGCGTACCCAGCTGGGCGTGGTGAATGCCCAGCTCAAGGACTACCAACAGCAACTGCAACAATTGGGCGAACAGCTGCAACCGCTGGTGGCCCAGGTACAGGCGCACAGCCTGTGGCCGGCCCTCGCCCCGCAGGACGACAAGGCCCGCAGCACCTGGCTCGACAGCCAGTTGCGGCGCCTGGATGAAGAAATCGGCCAGGACGAGAAGCGCCAGAGCGCCCTGCTCGCCCTGCAAAAAGATGCCGCCCGCCTCAACCAGCAATTGCAGGCTGCCCACGACGCCCAGCAGCAGGCCCAGCGTCATCTGGAGCAACAGCACCAGGCCCTGGCCAACGATGAGCAGCAGTTGCAGCAGGGGCTGAGCGACCTCGCTGGCGTATTGCCCGAGCAAGCCCTCAAGGCCCTCAACGAAGACCCGGCAAATGCCTTCCTCGCCCTCGACCAGCAGATTGCCCAGCGCCTCCAGCAACTGGAGCAGCGCAAGGACGAACTGGAAGAACAACAAGCCCGTCAGGCACAGCTGGACAAGTTGCACGACCAGCAACAGGCGCGCGTGCAAGGGCTGCAGCAGTTGCAGCAGAAACTGGCCGTCCTCGAAGAACAACGCCAGCAGGCCCAGGCCTCACTCGGCGAACTGCTGGGTGAGCACAGCAGTGCAGAAGCCTGGCAGCAGCACATGAACAGCACGCTGGAGCAAGCCCGCGCCCTGGACGCCGACACCGCCCAGCGCCTGCAAGACCTGCGCACCCAGGGTGTGCAACTGGCCAGTGAACTCAAGGCCAACGTCCAGCAGCAGCAAGCGCTGGACGCCGAGTGCCAGCAGTTGCAGGGCCAGATTGCCCAGTGGCGCAGCGAGCACCCGGAACTGGATGACGCCGGCCTGGATCGCCTGCTGGCCATGGATGACGCGCACGTCAATGAACTGCGCCAGCGCCTGCAAAACGCCGAAAAAGCCATCGAACAGGGCCGTGTGCTGCTGCAGGAGCGCGAACAACGCCTGCAACAACACGCCACGCAAATGACCGTGGACACCTCGGCCGAAGCCCTGGAGCACGCCCTGACCGGGCTGCGCGCGCGCCTGGCCAGCCACGAGCAGCAGTGCGCCGAACTGCGCGCGCAACAGGCCGACGACCAACGTCGCCAGCAGGCACACCAGGCGTTGGCGGCAGAAATCGAACAGGCCCATCAGCAATGGCAACGCTGGGGGCGCCTGAACGCTTTGATCGGTTCAGCCTCGGGCGATGTGTTCCGCAAGATCGCCCAGGGTTACAACCTCGATCTGCTGCTGCACCACGCCAACACCCAGTTGCGCCAGCTGGCCCGCCGCTACCGCCTCAAGCGTGGCGGAAGCGCCTTGGGCCTGCTGGTGCTGGACACCGAGATGGGCGACGAACTGCGCTCGGTGCATTCGCTGTCGGGCGGGGAAACCTTCCTGGTCTCACTGGCCCTGGCCCTGGGCCTGGCCTCGATGGCCTCCAGCACCCTGCGCATCGAATCGCTGTTCATCGACGAAGGCTTCGGCAGCCTCGACCCCGAGTCGCTGCAACTGGCCATGGACGCACTCGACGGCTTGCAGGCCCAAGGCCGCAAGGTGGCGGTGATCTCCCACGTGCAGGAAATGCACGAGCGTATCCCGGTGCAAATCCAGGTGCGCCGCCAGGGCAATGGCCTGAGTGACGTGGAGGTATGCGGGTGA
- a CDS encoding exonuclease SbcCD subunit D C-terminal domain-containing protein codes for MRLFHTSDWHLGQSLHGQERDFEHACFLDWLLGQLRLRQPDALLIAGDIFDTVNPPVKAQERLYDFIVQAHEQQPKLDIVMIAGNHDSGSRIELPAALMRRLRTHALGRVHWLDEGQLDAERLLIPLTNGRGKVAAWCLALPFLRPAEVTGPNLGDDYLQGITQVHQQLIAAAQKKRKKDQALIAISHAHMAGGSVSEDSERSLIIGNAEALPAKLFDKAISYVALGHLHKPQKVNREERLRYSGSPIPLSFAEINYPHQVLEVELDGTDLVSVEPRPVPRAVALQRVGPAPLGELLQQLADLPVIDLLEDPNRQPWLEVRVILDEPQPDLRQQIETALEGKAVRLIRISAEYAGRNNAEDDDLAFVELSQMTPQDLFSRAWEQAYGNPADEQALADFALLLQDVQHEEEQP; via the coding sequence ATGCGTCTGTTTCATACCTCCGACTGGCACCTGGGCCAAAGCCTGCACGGCCAGGAACGCGACTTCGAACACGCCTGCTTCCTCGACTGGCTGCTCGGCCAGCTGCGCCTGCGCCAGCCGGATGCGCTGCTGATTGCCGGCGACATCTTCGACACGGTCAACCCGCCGGTCAAAGCCCAGGAGCGCCTCTACGACTTCATCGTCCAGGCCCATGAGCAACAGCCCAAGCTGGACATCGTGATGATCGCCGGCAACCACGACTCCGGCTCGCGCATCGAGCTGCCCGCCGCATTGATGCGCCGTCTGCGCACCCATGCCCTGGGCCGTGTGCACTGGCTGGATGAAGGCCAGCTGGATGCCGAGCGCCTGTTGATCCCGTTGACCAACGGCCGCGGCAAGGTCGCCGCCTGGTGCCTGGCCCTGCCCTTCCTGCGCCCGGCCGAGGTCACCGGCCCGAACCTGGGCGACGACTATCTGCAAGGCATCACCCAGGTGCACCAGCAACTGATCGCCGCCGCGCAGAAAAAGCGCAAGAAAGACCAGGCGCTGATCGCCATCAGCCATGCGCACATGGCCGGTGGCTCGGTGTCGGAGGACTCGGAGCGCAGCCTGATCATCGGCAACGCCGAGGCACTGCCGGCCAAGCTGTTCGACAAGGCCATCAGCTATGTCGCCCTGGGCCACCTGCACAAGCCGCAGAAGGTCAACCGCGAAGAACGCCTCCGCTACAGCGGCTCGCCGATCCCGCTGTCGTTCGCCGAAATCAACTACCCGCACCAGGTGCTGGAAGTGGAGCTGGACGGCACCGACCTGGTCAGCGTCGAACCGCGCCCGGTACCGCGCGCGGTGGCCCTGCAACGGGTCGGCCCGGCGCCGCTCGGCGAACTGCTGCAACAACTGGCCGACCTGCCCGTGATCGACCTGCTCGAAGACCCCAACCGCCAGCCCTGGCTGGAGGTGCGGGTGATACTGGACGAGCCGCAACCCGACCTGCGCCAGCAGATTGAAACGGCGTTGGAAGGCAAGGCAGTGCGGCTGATCCGCATCAGCGCCGAATACGCCGGCCGCAATAACGCCGAAGACGATGACCTGGCCTTTGTCGAGCTTTCCCAGATGACCCCGCAGGACCTGTTCAGCCGCGCCTGGGAGCAGGCTTATGGCAACCCCGCAGATGAGCAGGCGCTGGCCGACTTTGCCCTGCTGTTGCAGGACGTGCAGCATGAAGAGGAGCAGCCATGA
- a CDS encoding BatD family protein, producing the protein MSRFGVFLLTLVWAVLAQAEPLLQASVDRTRLEAGESLELTLESQDVTEFGKPDLRALEGDFEVRGTRQLNSLHTLDGETRASTRWIITLLPRRSGSLRIPELQLGQSHSQAIELQVLQADASRQDSASQVFIEATLDSNDVYVQAQAVLTLRIYHSVALYDDSSLSPLQLENAKVEPLGESRTYEKEINGVRHGVIETRYAVYAQQSGSLDIPSLTFTATAAASNDEAPQANGTARAGRQVQVSSLPLRLTVRPIPAAWPAGVPWLPARSLTLEEHWNPDPGSQQVQIGDSLTRNITLRAEGLSSTQLPPLPATEIIGLRRYPDQPLLRNEISERGMTANREEREALVPTHAGTLTLPALEVAWWNTREDHLEHSSLPARTLNVQDNPALSADTPVGDNSSASTLLWPWQLATLVFALTTVLGFALWWRARSRPAVLRAAQNGPSPRTLLDDLKRACQANDPQATRQALDAWARQQPETLAEMAARFVPLSDALDGLNGALYSESGQYWQGEDLWRAIGTIPPAEQVLLPTGDNGSLPPLYPK; encoded by the coding sequence ATGAGTCGCTTCGGCGTCTTTCTGCTCACCCTGGTATGGGCCGTGCTGGCCCAGGCCGAGCCGCTGCTGCAAGCCAGCGTTGACCGCACCCGCCTGGAAGCCGGCGAGAGCCTGGAGCTGACCCTGGAAAGCCAGGACGTCACCGAGTTCGGCAAGCCCGACCTGCGCGCCCTGGAAGGTGACTTTGAAGTGCGCGGCACGCGCCAGCTGAACAGCCTGCACACCCTGGACGGTGAAACCCGCGCCAGTACCCGCTGGATCATCACCCTGCTGCCACGGCGCAGCGGCAGCCTGCGCATTCCCGAGCTGCAACTGGGCCAGTCGCACAGCCAGGCCATCGAACTGCAAGTGCTGCAAGCCGATGCCAGCCGCCAGGACAGCGCCTCGCAAGTGTTCATCGAAGCGACCCTGGACAGCAACGACGTCTACGTCCAGGCCCAGGCTGTGCTGACCCTGCGCATCTACCATTCGGTGGCGCTGTACGACGACAGCAGCCTCAGCCCGCTGCAACTGGAGAACGCCAAGGTCGAGCCACTAGGCGAATCGCGCACGTATGAAAAGGAAATCAACGGCGTGCGTCATGGCGTGATCGAAACCCGCTATGCGGTGTACGCGCAGCAAAGTGGCAGCCTCGATATTCCCTCACTGACCTTTACCGCCACTGCCGCCGCCAGCAACGACGAAGCGCCACAAGCCAATGGCACGGCGCGCGCCGGCCGCCAGGTGCAGGTCAGTTCGCTGCCCTTGCGCCTCACCGTGCGGCCGATTCCCGCGGCCTGGCCCGCTGGCGTACCATGGTTGCCAGCCCGCAGCCTGACCCTGGAAGAGCACTGGAACCCCGACCCGGGCAGCCAGCAGGTGCAGATTGGCGACTCGCTGACGCGCAACATCACCTTGCGTGCCGAGGGCTTGTCCAGCACCCAACTGCCGCCGCTGCCCGCCACAGAGATCATCGGCTTGCGCCGCTACCCTGACCAACCGCTGCTGCGCAACGAAATCAGCGAGCGCGGCATGACCGCCAACCGCGAAGAACGCGAAGCCCTGGTGCCGACTCACGCCGGTACGCTGACCTTGCCGGCGCTGGAAGTGGCCTGGTGGAACACCCGCGAAGACCATCTGGAACACAGCAGCCTGCCGGCGCGCACCCTGAATGTGCAGGACAACCCGGCGCTAAGCGCAGACACCCCTGTGGGCGACAACAGCAGCGCCAGCACCCTGCTGTGGCCTTGGCAACTGGCCACACTGGTGTTCGCCCTGACCACCGTGCTGGGCTTTGCCCTGTGGTGGCGCGCCCGCTCGCGGCCTGCGGTGCTGCGCGCGGCGCAGAACGGGCCAAGCCCACGTACCTTGCTGGACGACCTCAAGCGTGCGTGCCAGGCCAACGACCCCCAGGCCACGCGCCAGGCGCTGGATGCGTGGGCCCGGCAACAACCGGAAACCCTGGCCGAGATGGCCGCGCGCTTCGTGCCGTTGTCGGATGCGCTGGATGGGTTGAACGGGGCGTTGTATAGCGAGAGTGGCCAGTATTGGCAGGGTGAGGATTTATGGCGGGCGATTGGCACCATTCCGCCGGCTGAGCAGGTGCTGCTGCCGACGGGTGACAACGGCAGCTTGCCGCCGCTTTATCCCAAGTAG